ACCCTCCTACTCTGAACCTCCCTTGCACCGTAACGCACGGCACAGCCTCGACACCCCCAACAGCCGCACTCCtaacctcatcctcaagcaTCCTCCCAGCTTCTTCGCTCCTCAGCACAGCCCTCACagcaacatcatcaagaccgGCTGTGCTTCTTGCCACCCTGACAAGCCACTCCTCGTCGGCAATGTCGGCGCCGGCCTCAAAGTGACCCCGGAAGAGGGCATCGAGGAGGGCCGCCTGGGCGGCGGCGCCCCGGGTCGAGAGGGCTAGGGCCAGGAGCCGGTGACCGGGCTGGGACGGGCCTGTGACGCCCgtgacggagaaggagacgcCGTGGCGGGCGCCGGCCTTTTGCAGACGGGAAGTGAAGACGCGGAGCTTCTCGGGGGACATTATCTTTTCGTAGAGAGCGCGTTTGTCACCTGTTGGATATGGTGTTAGCTCCTTGTGTAAGCTGGGGGAAAGGATGGAGTGTTATTATCAGCAGGCAACATACCTCTTCGTAATGTGGGATATAGCAGAAAGGGCTTCCAAGAGACGTCAAACTCGATCTCGGGGTGGAGGGCTTGATATCGTTCCATTGCCGCCTCCAGACTCTTCTTCTGGAGGAAGCACCATGGGCAGAGGAGGTCCCCGTGGATGACAATATCCACCAGCATGGCGTCGAAGAGCGAGAGTTGCTGTTGACTAACGATTTCCTGCTTGAGGAACTTTCCGAGAGATCCTTTGTCAAGATACACTGTTATCCGAGTGTCGAAAGAGAAGCTGACGAGTTGCTGTTGTAGCGGTTGTTGTTCAAGTCACTCTTTGTCAAGCCACCCGTAGATCCAAGATAGAAACTCTgtgcccttgccctcctctcGACATATAAAAACCTtttccctcccctccccggAAACCGGGCTCCCCTCAACTTGATATCTCTTTTCCCACCCAGGACCAGGGGGGGGGGTGGTTCCCCCGGACTCAACCAAACAAAGCTGGACCATCCCCCTTCAGAGACGTGGCACTCCAGCCCTTCATGAAACGCTACCCCCATCCTCTTTGGTCCTCGTTTATAATCacagagaaggaaaaaagcTGCAGCATGTCCCATGTCATACGACGTCCCCGCCTCGAGGTGCCGTTGAACAATATTGATTATGTCTGCGATGATTAATCAGAAAATCAAGACTACCCAAACCCCGGCCGGCTCTCTGGGGGTGGAAGCGAGGAGGGCCAGGGGCAAAAGAGAAAGGCTCTTAGTGGCTTGACCTAGAAGGAAATTCCTCAACACGTCCGGCCAGCGCGGGCTTTTCGTGGCCTTGGAAATCTAGACCGGTCGTTGGGGCTTGGGGGGCTTGCGAGAGTCGCGTGCTTTTTGGCGGCTCGTGGTCGACCCAAAGACGTCATTGTGGTCGATGAGCGGCAATTGAGGCTCCGCCTGGGGGGGCACGAGCACGCATTGTCGGGTCCAGGAGTGAAACATTTTGGCACGTTTATTGATCGCTTATCTGAGTATTAGTATCAAACAAACACATAGTCAGAAGAGATATTACCAAGTTTTGGGATTAATTCAATAAAAATTACTCTATACCTTAGATAATCTTCTCCAACTTGAGGGTTACTTCTGACAATAAAATAAAGATGCCGGCATTATACCCAGGATAGCCGCATTGACACACACACTCCCAGGATCTTCAGATGCAGCCCAGAGGCACAGAGATCAAAGGTGAGATCATGTTTCGATTCGCTCCTTTTTTCCCGATAATTCTCGGGTCCGGGGGCCTGCAGAAGAAACAGCTCATGACGGGATATAGCGTATAACACCTGATTCGTTGCACGAGACAcccaagacgacgacggcctaGATCACCGCCTCAAAGATTAGCTACAAAGTCAAAGACTCAAGAAATTGCACCCTTGGTTGAGGCTAGCAGGACGACTAGAATAGCCGAGGAATGATCAAAGAGCGTTGCTTCGTTGACGCCACACTACAGTAGCGTCGGATAATAAAACTTCACCAAGGCAGAGAATCAAGAGTAGTAGGTTGCATCAAAAACAGTCGATAATTCGCAAGTCTATGGTGTTTGCTCCCAAtccccaagtccaagtctaCATAATAAATACACAAACAGGCCAGCGTCTTGTGCTTCCCGTGATGCCTGCTGTCTTTTTGTTGCTGGTTGATACCTAACAGCAAATGTTCCGGTGTAACTCCCCTCCCTTTGCTTTGTGCGTCATGCAGACAATGCCCTGTCCATCATCGTAAGGTTGCCGGCCGCCAGTCTATGTGCTACTTGAACAAAGGAAATAAAAAGCATCCATTTCTGATGGAAAGAGGGGGAATCAATAACGATGAGCGAGATTAGAAACACAAAATTGCTGAACCGATGACGAAAGTGACATTCCAAACATGCTCCGTCTAGGAGTGAGCTCCCGCGTTGGGTGGTGACGTagaaggtggtggtgggtggtATTAGGAGATCGCGAGAGCATGCCAACTTTATACGAGTTCGTTGTGAACCCTGGAGAGGTGTGAAGGATCCAGTCCGGGAGAAGTGAACGCTGCTATCATCCGTGTGCCCACATCAGGCACAGCTTTCAAATAATACAGGGGTATCGATCGATGAATGAGCTTGCTCCCCGTCACTCGGGGTGGCCGTTCGAGCTTTGCTCAAGCTCTGAAGGTGGCAAAATGTCCAACTAAGCCATGTGTACCAGTCCAGGCTCGGCGCTCTGCGGTCGTCGCATATGCGCCGCCGCACCGTAGTACATCTGGTTCATGGCAGGGTTGGTCGGGTATGCCTCTGAAGGATCGGGATACACGTAACTGGCGTTGTTCTGCGACGGAGAAGGGACGTGGGATGGTGACTGCCAGCCAACATTGGCCATGTGAGGGCTACCACCGTTGCTGCTGGGAGCGCCCTGGCTATGCTCCAAGTTGGGCTCCAGAGTAGGGGGAGGCCCATAGCTGGTCGGATGCGATGTAGGTCGCATCATGTTGTAGCCGCCGGAGGAGGTGGATGTAGGGCTACCCACGCGCATGTGCATGGGCAGGGAACCGCTCTGCTGCAGGTACTGGAAGTCGCCAGGGTGACGAGGAATGCTGTTGGTTCCGGAGAGATCGACACTGGGAGACATGGACATTGTTCGCTGGCCAGGAGAAGGGGTTGTGTGAGGAGAGCCATTGTTGGACATGAGGTCGCTTTCAGATCGGGGCTGTGACAtgcccttggacttggaggcAGCGAGAGCGGCGGCTGTCGCGgcggcagcctcctcaataGTTCCGCTGTGGTGGTTCTGGTGGCGGGTAAGGGTGGTTCGGCGGGTAAAGGTCTTCTGGCAGTCGGCGTAAGGGCACTTGTAAGGGCGCTTTCCGGAGTGTGTCCGGCGATGTCGGGCCAGAGAGCTGCTGTCGCTGAAGGGCTGGGATGCATGTTAGCGATCAAGACGAGAAACTCCAATAGTAATGGTACCAACCTTTGCGCAAGTCTCGCAGTGGTGAGGCTTCTCTCCAGTGTGCACGCGCTGATGCACTGTCAGGGCAGACCTTTGGATAAATTGCTTGCCGCAGTTGGGCCAGTCGCAAACATGAGGACGGACACCGCTGTGGATGCGCTCTGCTCTTGTTAGCTCTCGTCGCATGACTACCAGGCCGTGTTTACTTACCGTGACGGGCGAGATCACTGCGTCGCGCGAAGCCCTTACCACAAGTGCTGCACGGGTAGGCCTTGATGggttgctgaggaggaggtggaggttgtTGCGGCATCTGCTGCATGTGCATGTTGGGCATGCCGCCCATGTTGGG
This window of the Fusarium keratoplasticum isolate Fu6.1 chromosome 3, whole genome shotgun sequence genome carries:
- a CDS encoding DSBA domain-containing protein yields the protein MLVDIVIHGDLLCPWCFLQKKSLEAAMERYQALHPEIEFDVSWKPFLLYPTLRRGDKRALYEKIMSPEKLRVFTSRLQKAGARHGVSFSVTGVTGPSQPGHRLLALALSTRGAAAQAALLDALFRGHFEAGADIADEEWLVRVARSTAGLDDVAVRAVLRSEEAGRMLEDEVRSAAVGGVEAVPCVTVQGRFRVGGYQESDVFEGLFDKIRREGR